A stretch of DNA from Xanthomonas fragariae:
CGTTTGCATGCCCAAACCCTTGTTGACCGAGGGTGCGGCACGCTCGCCGTCGATGTGAGCGCCTTCTTCGAGACTATTCTGTTCGCGTGCTTGGTTGCTTTTACGGAAAAAAAATTTCATTGCTGACCGCCTCTGATGACGCGCTCGACGTTGGGCGAAGTGGTGTTCGTCGGGCTGCCCACCGCGTTCGGGTTATAGGACTCGTTGAAGATGCAGGTCACAACATCGCCAGTGCGGAAGATGAACTTCTTCGCGATCTTCTGGACCGTGAGCACATAGTTCGAGTCCATGTCCTTATTGACTAGGTGTTCCTTTCCGTCTTCGGTGACGTAGTAGATTGATGGCACGTCGCGATTCGCCGGGAAGCGGAAGTAGGTGAAGTTGCCGTCGTCCCACGCTTCCAGCGGCGCCAATGCGTCGGACCCTTGCATGGTGTAGTTGCGGTTCTTCTTCGTCGCGGCGCAGCCATAGGACAGAAGGTCACGCGCTAGCGCACGCTGATTTGCTGCGTCGCGTTTGGTGCGGTCTTCGTCCGGGTAGCGGTAGTAGATTGTCTGGAATGCCACTTGGCCCTTGCCGGCCAGCTTCAAGTCGATGCTGTAGATGCGCTTGTTTGTGACAACGTGCAGGTTCATGTTCGGACTTGTGACCTTCGGCTTCATAAAAACGCTGTTGCCTGCGGTCGAAACACCGACGCCCCAGGCATCGGTGTCGCCGCCCGTCATGTCCTTCACGACTTCGCCGTTCTGAAGAACGAGCATGAGATCCCCGCCGATCCGCGCATAGACGACGGGGATGTTGTAAGGGTCATAGTCGATGAACCGGATGCGAGGGTCTGCCGGCGACGGTTGGGTAGGCTGCACGGCGAGCGCCGGCAGCGGAGCAGCGACGAGGGCAAGGCAGCAGACGAGGGTTCGGAGCTTCATTGCACGGTCCCTCTGACAGGTTGCGACGCCGGCGCTTGCGGTGCTGACAGCGCCGACGTGGAAGGCGAGGACGGGACA
This window harbors:
- a CDS encoding TrbG/VirB9 family P-type conjugative transfer protein, with amino-acid sequence MKLRTLVCCLALVAAPLPALAVQPTQPSPADPRIRFIDYDPYNIPVVYARIGGDLMLVLQNGEVVKDMTGGDTDAWGVGVSTAGNSVFMKPKVTSPNMNLHVVTNKRIYSIDLKLAGKGQVAFQTIYYRYPDEDRTKRDAANQRALARDLLSYGCAATKKNRNYTMQGSDALAPLEAWDDGNFTYFRFPANRDVPSIYYVTEDGKEHLVNKDMDSNYVLTVQKIAKKFIFRTGDVVTCIFNESYNPNAVGSPTNTTSPNVERVIRGGQQ